From a single Paenibacillus sp. FSL R5-0345 genomic region:
- a CDS encoding family 20 glycosylhydrolase, with protein MKKWIYAFTVFCLVLYSAPLQFAAAAEAVNAKPKVIPSLQEWTGGSGSFKLTANSRIVIPTNDCLCQLPATAEVFQEDLKELTGYDLPIVQNKPASKGDFLLRLDKSADESIGKEGYYFEVGDYVEIHANTETGVFYGTRTALQILEQDSEKSSIVKGVAKDFPKYGERGFMLDVGRKFFTIDFLKDYAKFMSYYKMNDFQLHLNDNEIFKDNSREHWNKYTAFRLESTKYPELTAKDGHYTKQDMRELQDIAKIRGLNITPEIDTPSHALSFTKVRPDLVKDNLPVDHLDITRKETVDFIKDVWDEYLDGDWFDSETVHFGGDEFAPNDRTTFEKYREFLNTMNEHMKSKGKKSRMWGSLSAFPGTTVVDKDIAVNAWNNGWQDPVASVRDGFKIINTVDSTLYIVPKAGYYHDYLDSQWLFNNWDPTNFGGSTKLQEGDPNLLGAMFGTWNDMMGKKVSEADVHDRVKKAMPVLAEKMWRGQSTDSTFTEFQQLSVKLGEGPGTNLLHEVNTVGDLVVHYPFEDGAQTVSDQSGNSYDATLGNGVTRVAEGKTGKSVRFAGATDHIQTPLSIKGFPWTVSTWVKLDDQQEADEKILMESEYGALKLKQKGTPNAGFTREGYDYSFNAAIPVGRWVHVAFRGDLNGTTLYIDGDLKGSVAVTTMLPAAMIGSSSKAFTGLLDEFKIFNRVLSGKEIAEDAGSPSWTINLAAHKTAVASSVEVPQFPASLTVDEIDTGASRWSSKYTDNEWIYVDLGQSTDISKVIFKWESAYAKGYKVQVSDNAENWRDVYTTNAGVGGVEIVKFPTEQARYVRMLGTKRAGTYGYSMYEFEVYAPNPDDPVEVLAPVRYSASFENNSLEGWEHVIGKGVGRMELVEAPDQAGEHAVKFTSNSVNNLFIDQQSPIIGDGEIEFKITPQSDVIRTGVILRYVNNDAWASIGFDQGAWYWVNAQDSYGLLTNAQDAQLKKGKTSTVKVKFEGKHVTLIVNGTTYFEAVIAQIPTDAGKMGARVFGPSVTVFDNFMYSNNVPEVPVTGIKLDKAELSMKIGETQTLSATLQPGNATNKQVTWSSSDEAVATVQVQGGKAVVTALKAGTADITATTVSAGYKAVSKITVIKETSGEAATSLAAPHTVPYGQNFDITLGLHNVTEAVYAQDITIEFDASLMDYVSANALVDGVGILETKNTEGIVRLILASQGSGSAIKGDVDVAKITFKAKALTESQPGRIAVKSATLGDSLGQETNALLSSVQVDFTTATDPEPSKDLNGDGKVSIGDLAIVAANYGKTSADPDWDKAKRADINGDGKIDLTDLVLIAKDIVIE; from the coding sequence ATGAAAAAATGGATATACGCCTTTACAGTTTTTTGTCTAGTGCTTTACTCTGCTCCACTACAATTTGCAGCAGCAGCTGAAGCAGTGAACGCTAAACCAAAAGTGATACCTAGTTTACAAGAGTGGACTGGGGGAAGTGGCTCTTTCAAGCTGACAGCCAATTCCAGAATCGTAATCCCCACGAATGATTGTTTATGCCAATTGCCAGCTACTGCGGAGGTCTTTCAAGAGGATCTAAAAGAATTAACCGGATACGATTTGCCGATTGTCCAGAATAAGCCTGCTTCAAAAGGTGACTTCCTGCTTAGGCTCGATAAGTCAGCTGATGAATCAATTGGTAAAGAAGGCTACTACTTTGAAGTTGGCGATTATGTGGAAATTCATGCAAACACCGAGACCGGTGTGTTCTATGGAACAAGAACGGCACTGCAAATTTTGGAGCAAGATTCCGAGAAGTCCAGCATTGTAAAAGGGGTAGCGAAAGATTTCCCTAAGTATGGCGAACGCGGTTTTATGCTCGATGTAGGACGTAAATTTTTCACGATTGATTTCCTTAAGGATTACGCCAAATTTATGTCTTATTACAAAATGAATGATTTCCAGCTTCATCTGAATGATAACGAGATTTTTAAAGATAACAGCAGGGAGCATTGGAACAAATATACGGCTTTCCGTTTAGAAAGTACCAAGTACCCCGAATTAACGGCGAAGGATGGACATTACACCAAACAGGATATGCGTGAGCTGCAGGACATTGCCAAAATCCGTGGCCTTAACATTACGCCGGAAATTGATACTCCAAGTCATGCCCTTTCGTTCACAAAGGTCAGACCAGATCTGGTTAAGGATAATTTACCTGTCGACCATCTGGATATTACACGTAAGGAAACGGTCGATTTCATTAAGGATGTATGGGACGAATATTTAGATGGGGATTGGTTTGATTCGGAAACGGTTCATTTTGGAGGCGATGAATTCGCACCTAATGACCGGACTACTTTTGAGAAGTATCGCGAGTTTCTGAACACGATGAATGAACACATGAAGAGTAAGGGGAAGAAATCAAGAATGTGGGGCAGCTTGAGTGCATTCCCAGGTACAACGGTTGTTGATAAGGATATTGCCGTAAACGCCTGGAATAACGGATGGCAAGATCCAGTGGCATCGGTGAGAGATGGATTCAAAATTATTAATACGGTTGATTCCACGCTCTACATTGTACCGAAAGCTGGATATTACCATGATTATCTGGATTCACAATGGTTGTTTAATAACTGGGACCCTACGAACTTTGGTGGAAGCACGAAGCTGCAGGAGGGTGATCCGAACTTGCTCGGTGCGATGTTCGGGACTTGGAACGATATGATGGGCAAGAAAGTCAGTGAGGCGGATGTCCATGACCGTGTGAAGAAAGCGATGCCTGTCCTTGCAGAAAAGATGTGGAGAGGCCAATCCACGGACAGCACATTCACCGAGTTCCAGCAGTTATCAGTGAAGCTAGGCGAGGGTCCTGGAACGAATTTATTACATGAAGTGAATACGGTCGGTGATCTTGTTGTTCATTATCCATTTGAAGACGGGGCGCAGACGGTCTCTGATCAGTCCGGAAATTCTTATGATGCTACATTAGGAAATGGCGTTACTCGAGTGGCTGAAGGAAAGACAGGAAAAAGCGTGCGGTTTGCAGGGGCCACAGATCATATTCAAACACCACTTTCAATAAAGGGCTTCCCTTGGACGGTCTCCACATGGGTTAAGCTTGATGATCAGCAAGAAGCGGATGAGAAGATTCTGATGGAATCCGAATATGGTGCACTTAAGCTGAAGCAGAAAGGGACACCAAATGCCGGATTCACCCGAGAGGGCTATGATTACAGCTTTAATGCAGCGATTCCGGTTGGGCGGTGGGTACATGTTGCCTTCAGAGGAGACCTAAATGGAACCACCCTGTATATTGACGGGGATTTAAAAGGTTCTGTTGCTGTAACGACCATGCTACCTGCGGCTATGATCGGCAGTTCATCCAAAGCATTCACTGGACTATTGGATGAATTTAAGATTTTTAATCGGGTGCTGTCCGGTAAAGAAATTGCAGAGGATGCAGGATCACCTTCTTGGACAATCAATTTAGCTGCTCACAAAACAGCAGTGGCTTCTTCTGTCGAAGTGCCTCAATTCCCGGCTAGTCTTACTGTGGATGAGATTGATACGGGTGCTTCACGCTGGTCCTCTAAATATACCGACAACGAGTGGATCTATGTTGATTTAGGCCAAAGTACAGACATTAGCAAGGTTATTTTCAAGTGGGAAAGTGCTTATGCCAAAGGCTATAAAGTTCAAGTATCCGATAATGCGGAGAATTGGCGGGACGTTTATACGACTAACGCCGGAGTTGGCGGAGTAGAGATTGTCAAATTCCCAACTGAACAAGCGAGATATGTTCGAATGTTAGGTACGAAGCGAGCGGGAACCTACGGTTACTCCATGTATGAATTTGAAGTCTACGCTCCTAACCCAGATGATCCTGTAGAAGTTCTAGCACCTGTGAGATATTCAGCGAGCTTTGAGAATAACTCGCTCGAAGGTTGGGAGCATGTCATCGGTAAAGGTGTCGGACGTATGGAGCTTGTGGAAGCACCTGATCAAGCGGGTGAGCATGCCGTTAAGTTCACCTCGAATAGTGTAAATAATCTGTTTATCGATCAGCAATCTCCGATCATTGGAGATGGTGAGATCGAGTTTAAGATTACACCGCAGAGTGATGTTATCCGAACGGGTGTTATTTTACGCTATGTCAATAATGACGCTTGGGCTTCTATAGGCTTTGATCAAGGGGCTTGGTATTGGGTGAACGCTCAGGATTCCTATGGTTTATTAACCAATGCCCAGGACGCACAATTGAAAAAAGGTAAGACATCGACCGTAAAAGTGAAGTTTGAAGGGAAACATGTAACGCTGATTGTCAATGGAACGACCTATTTTGAGGCAGTAATTGCACAGATCCCAACAGATGCAGGGAAAATGGGAGCTAGAGTATTTGGTCCATCAGTTACCGTGTTTGATAATTTTATGTACAGCAATAACGTTCCTGAAGTTCCGGTAACCGGTATCAAGCTGGATAAAGCTGAGCTTTCGATGAAGATCGGAGAAACACAAACGTTAAGCGCGACACTTCAACCGGGAAATGCAACGAATAAACAGGTGACTTGGAGCAGCAGCGATGAAGCTGTTGCGACTGTTCAAGTTCAAGGCGGGAAAGCAGTCGTAACTGCGTTAAAGGCAGGAACTGCTGATATTACTGCAACTACCGTATCTGCAGGATATAAAGCGGTGAGTAAGATTACAGTGATTAAGGAGACTTCAGGTGAAGCAGCAACAAGCTTAGCTGCTCCTCACACCGTTCCATATGGTCAGAACTTTGACATCACGCTAGGCCTTCACAATGTTACAGAGGCGGTGTATGCCCAAGACATCACGATTGAATTCGACGCTTCACTAATGGATTATGTATCCGCTAATGCGTTGGTGGACGGTGTCGGTATCCTTGAGACGAAGAATACGGAAGGCATTGTGCGTCTAATTCTGGCTAGCCAAGGTTCCGGCAGTGCGATTAAAGGGGATGTAGATGTGGCTAAGATTACCTTTAAAGCTAAGGCTCTGACAGAATCCCAACCCGGCCGTATTGCTGTAAAGAGTGCAACGCTGGGTGATAGCTTGGGACAGGAAACGAACGCTCTTCTTTCCTCGGTTCAAGTGGACTTTACAACAGCAACGGATCCTGAACCTTCTAAGGATTTGAATGGTGATGGCAAGGTCAGCATCGGCGATCTGGCTATTGTCGCTGCTAACTACGGAAAGACTTCTGCAGACCCAGATTGGGATAAAGCGAAACGTGCAGACATCAATGGTGACGGCAAGATCGATCTGACGGACCTGGTGCTTATAGCTAAAGACATTGTTATTGAATAA
- a CDS encoding glycoside hydrolase family 2 TIM barrel-domain containing protein — protein MKLRRAMLCLLFISMISTSFTGLRANAAVSAEYPEWNNNPDVFQINREPAHASFIPYGDVKSALKGADLISAMLENPSPYYQSLNGQWKFNMAKNPASRPIDFYKETYDTSAWEEIKVPGDWQLQGHDFPIYTNVTYPFWGNGNSTNVQPPYAPTEYNPVGSYQRTFKVPDNWDGRQVFLSFQGVESAFYVWVNGQKVGYSEDSFTAKDFNITPYLKAGDNKLSVEVYRWSDGSWLEDQDFLRLSGIIRDVFMYSTPSVQIRDFTVVTDLDAQYKDASLNVKVDVRNLIDTAPGSHTIEAMLYDANEQPVFQEPITMDAKVNGKSEMEISGSKQVTNPLKWSAEAPTNLYTLVFSLKDSSGRVIEAAGTKVGFREFEIEVEEGGSGKQQMKLNGKPILLKGVNRHETSPDTGRTLDLDLMIKDIELMKQFNVNSVRTSHYPNHPFWYDLANRYGIYILNEVNLETHGVWSSVPTNKPEWLENVKDRSASLVERDKNHPSVLIWSLGNESGSGSNFIAQSEYIRSLDPTRPIHYEGYNDPRVTDMVSQMYSPVTTVETYAKSSDPRPYILCEYAHAMGNSVGNLQEYWDIIRKYPNLQGGYIWDWVDQAVRVSTPSERTYLTDATHSYEADYTGVIASNDGDVVGVLKPGKSSVPSVTLPNESKFNLTGPLTVEAWVKPLANIANSPIVAKGDTQFALKMNGNNKLEFFVYRQGVWTAATADLPTNWLNNWHHLAGTYNGTDLKLFVDGKVVATKAFTGNIAASTYPLAIGKDTEMGRSSNMMFDKVRIYNRGLTLEELNDNGRTADSSAVLWMDFNSEDAKSETLESTEYLAYGGDFGDSPNDGNFMANGLITADRVVQPELWEVKQVYQDILVKAMDLSAGTIELKNEFLFTNLNEYEGTWEVRADNQVIEEGVIDASSLNVPGLSTKQVTLPYKLPSSKPGVEYWINISFKLKKDTLWAKKGHEIAKQQFKLPVDSDHSSALDLSTMSDLNVEETTERISVSAEDMQIVFNKTTGTLDSYRYDGTDLIKNGPVPNFWRAPIDNDKGNGHAGRTATWKNAGKNRTVTRVDVTKIGEKAVRIDVEETLPTSTVSTYKISYTIFGNGDIKVASELKPGAASLPEIPEVGNLMTIPGQFEQMSWYGRGPQENYQDRNSGSDVGQYSGTVKDQFFPYIEPSETGNKTDVRWVALTNNDGAGLMAIGSPTIEANALHHTPEDLDGPKHPHEVPYREDITLRLNYKQMGLGGDNSWGAKPHAPYMLLANKTYNYSYTLRPIPSNTTDLMSLSKGISTVHLVGGIKIDGKALAGFDPEKTSYTYNLLRGTTKVPVVTAVAAGDSVVIDIKPAKDLTGTTVVTATSADGKTTKTYEIKFNVVDYYLSDMDWKSATSGWMTVQKDKSVEGQPIRLKGSSGVETYEKGMGTHANSEIIYDLSGQHFKTFESIVGVDQEIGSTAAGKNTIVFQVFLDGKKAYDSGLMRAATPAKEVRLDVSSVKELKLVVLDNGDGNEEDHGDWADAKLIKEDEPEPEPDSHLTGPDEVIAGKTFDLVYSLGSTPKEAYAQDLTFTYDPAQLEYISAEKADENTMIVNELKTSGQVRIILANPKGSEAKGDTLKLRFSANAAEKEGSATISLAKLQIANGLGEEKELPGGSHLVVIKKGSTVNKEALISLITNAQNKLDAAEEGTEEGQYPVGSKEVLQDAIRKAQGVADDTRAEQSEVDQSILDLTTALSTFLESVIKPSGEIGDLNGDGKFSIGDLSIAAAAYGKTSADSDWSEFKKSDVNKDGKVDISDLAFIAQKILQ, from the coding sequence ATGAAACTAAGGCGAGCTATGCTGTGCTTATTATTCATATCCATGATTTCCACGAGCTTTACCGGACTTCGAGCGAATGCGGCCGTCTCGGCAGAATATCCGGAATGGAATAACAATCCGGATGTCTTCCAGATCAACCGTGAACCCGCTCATGCTTCATTTATTCCATATGGTGACGTCAAATCCGCGCTGAAAGGCGCGGATTTGATATCGGCTATGCTGGAGAACCCTTCGCCGTATTATCAATCCTTGAATGGACAATGGAAATTTAACATGGCGAAGAATCCAGCTTCCAGGCCGATAGATTTTTACAAAGAAACTTATGATACAAGCGCATGGGAAGAAATTAAAGTTCCTGGGGATTGGCAGCTCCAGGGACATGATTTTCCTATTTATACGAACGTAACCTATCCTTTCTGGGGGAATGGCAATAGCACAAATGTTCAACCGCCGTATGCTCCAACGGAATATAACCCGGTAGGTTCATATCAGCGGACATTTAAAGTTCCTGATAACTGGGACGGCAGACAGGTATTCCTCTCCTTTCAGGGAGTGGAAAGTGCATTTTATGTCTGGGTAAATGGCCAAAAGGTCGGTTACAGCGAGGATAGCTTTACAGCCAAGGACTTTAACATTACCCCTTATTTGAAAGCAGGAGACAATAAACTGTCGGTTGAGGTGTATCGTTGGTCAGATGGAAGTTGGCTTGAAGATCAGGATTTCCTTCGTCTTAGCGGAATCATTCGGGATGTGTTCATGTATAGCACTCCATCCGTTCAGATCAGAGATTTTACGGTAGTGACTGATTTGGATGCACAGTATAAAGACGCCTCGCTGAATGTAAAGGTAGATGTTCGTAATTTAATTGATACAGCACCGGGTAGTCATACCATTGAAGCAATGCTATACGATGCGAACGAACAACCTGTGTTTCAAGAGCCAATCACTATGGACGCCAAAGTGAATGGAAAGTCTGAGATGGAGATTAGTGGATCGAAACAAGTGACGAATCCGCTGAAATGGTCAGCCGAGGCTCCGACGAATCTGTACACTCTTGTCTTTAGTCTGAAAGACTCAAGTGGACGTGTGATCGAAGCTGCTGGAACAAAAGTTGGGTTTAGAGAGTTTGAAATTGAGGTTGAGGAAGGCGGCAGCGGTAAGCAGCAGATGAAGCTGAACGGTAAGCCGATCTTGCTCAAAGGTGTGAATCGTCATGAAACTAGTCCAGACACGGGGCGGACGCTCGATCTGGATCTCATGATTAAAGACATCGAATTAATGAAGCAGTTTAATGTGAATAGTGTGCGGACGTCCCATTACCCGAACCATCCGTTTTGGTATGATCTTGCAAACCGTTATGGCATTTATATTTTGAACGAAGTGAACCTTGAAACGCATGGGGTCTGGAGTTCAGTTCCGACGAATAAACCGGAGTGGTTAGAGAATGTTAAGGATCGTTCTGCGAGTCTGGTCGAGCGCGATAAGAATCATCCATCTGTTCTGATCTGGTCACTTGGTAATGAATCTGGTTCGGGATCTAACTTTATCGCACAATCTGAATACATTCGCAGTCTGGATCCTACTCGGCCAATTCATTATGAGGGTTATAACGATCCGAGAGTTACCGATATGGTCAGCCAGATGTACTCTCCGGTTACGACGGTAGAGACGTATGCGAAAAGCAGTGACCCACGCCCATATATTTTGTGTGAATATGCTCACGCAATGGGGAACAGTGTTGGAAATCTGCAAGAATACTGGGATATTATACGCAAATATCCGAACTTGCAAGGTGGATATATTTGGGATTGGGTAGATCAAGCGGTTCGGGTAAGTACACCATCCGAGCGAACCTATCTAACAGATGCTACTCATTCGTACGAAGCTGATTATACCGGTGTGATCGCTTCTAATGACGGTGATGTGGTTGGTGTTTTAAAACCTGGTAAAAGTTCTGTGCCTTCTGTGACACTACCTAATGAGTCCAAGTTTAATCTTACAGGGCCGTTAACGGTGGAAGCGTGGGTTAAACCGCTTGCGAACATTGCGAACAGTCCGATTGTGGCAAAAGGAGATACACAGTTTGCATTAAAGATGAACGGGAATAACAAGCTTGAATTTTTTGTTTACCGACAAGGTGTATGGACAGCTGCTACTGCGGATTTGCCGACAAATTGGCTGAATAACTGGCATCATCTAGCTGGCACGTATAACGGAACAGATCTGAAGCTTTTTGTAGATGGAAAAGTTGTTGCTACAAAGGCATTTACAGGAAATATCGCAGCAAGCACCTATCCGCTTGCGATCGGTAAAGATACGGAAATGGGTAGGTCTTCTAATATGATGTTTGACAAGGTTCGTATCTACAACAGGGGATTAACCCTCGAAGAGCTGAATGATAATGGACGGACTGCGGATAGCAGCGCGGTTCTCTGGATGGATTTTAATTCGGAGGATGCTAAATCAGAGACACTTGAATCGACTGAGTATCTTGCCTACGGTGGAGACTTTGGAGATTCCCCGAATGACGGTAATTTCATGGCGAATGGTCTAATTACAGCTGACCGTGTTGTTCAGCCTGAGCTATGGGAAGTAAAGCAGGTCTATCAAGATATTTTGGTAAAAGCCATGGATTTGAGTGCTGGAACGATCGAGCTTAAAAATGAGTTCTTGTTCACAAATCTCAATGAGTACGAAGGAACCTGGGAAGTTAGAGCGGATAATCAGGTGATTGAAGAGGGAGTTATCGATGCGTCATCCCTGAATGTACCGGGCCTTTCCACGAAACAGGTGACCCTTCCGTATAAGCTGCCTTCCTCTAAACCTGGTGTGGAGTACTGGATAAATATTAGCTTTAAATTGAAGAAGGACACATTATGGGCGAAAAAAGGGCATGAAATTGCTAAACAGCAGTTTAAACTTCCAGTGGATTCAGACCATTCATCGGCACTTGATCTTTCAACAATGTCGGATTTAAATGTGGAGGAAACTACGGAACGTATTAGCGTATCTGCGGAAGATATGCAGATTGTATTTAACAAAACAACAGGCACGCTTGATTCATACCGCTACGATGGGACTGACCTGATTAAGAATGGACCTGTGCCGAATTTCTGGAGAGCCCCGATCGACAATGATAAAGGGAACGGCCATGCGGGCAGAACGGCAACGTGGAAAAATGCAGGGAAGAATAGAACCGTCACACGCGTTGATGTAACCAAAATCGGAGAGAAGGCTGTGAGGATCGATGTTGAAGAAACACTTCCGACATCGACCGTATCTACGTATAAGATCTCTTATACGATTTTTGGCAATGGAGATATCAAGGTAGCCAGCGAATTGAAGCCAGGTGCTGCAAGTCTGCCGGAGATTCCTGAAGTCGGTAATCTCATGACGATTCCGGGGCAGTTTGAGCAGATGTCGTGGTACGGACGCGGTCCACAAGAGAATTATCAGGACCGTAATTCAGGCTCGGATGTTGGTCAATATAGCGGTACAGTTAAAGATCAGTTCTTCCCTTATATTGAGCCTTCAGAAACAGGTAATAAAACGGATGTACGCTGGGTTGCATTGACCAATAACGATGGAGCAGGGCTCATGGCCATTGGAAGTCCTACCATTGAAGCCAATGCTTTGCATCATACACCAGAGGACCTTGACGGTCCAAAACATCCACATGAAGTGCCATATCGAGAAGATATTACACTTCGACTGAATTATAAGCAGATGGGACTCGGAGGAGACAACAGCTGGGGAGCTAAACCTCATGCTCCGTATATGCTTCTAGCTAATAAGACGTATAACTACAGCTATACGCTTAGACCTATTCCGTCTAACACAACCGATCTCATGAGCTTGAGTAAGGGGATCTCCACTGTCCATCTTGTTGGGGGGATTAAAATAGACGGGAAAGCTTTAGCGGGTTTTGATCCAGAAAAGACCAGTTATACCTACAATTTGCTACGTGGCACAACGAAGGTGCCTGTCGTTACGGCTGTAGCTGCAGGTGATAGCGTCGTGATTGATATCAAACCGGCTAAAGATCTAACCGGAACAACTGTAGTTACTGCGACCTCTGCCGACGGAAAGACTACTAAAACCTATGAAATTAAGTTTAATGTGGTAGATTACTATCTTAGCGATATGGATTGGAAAAGTGCAACGTCAGGATGGATGACGGTACAGAAGGATAAGAGCGTGGAAGGCCAGCCGATCCGCCTTAAGGGATCCTCTGGAGTCGAAACTTATGAAAAAGGGATGGGTACGCATGCGAACTCAGAAATCATTTATGATCTGAGCGGACAACATTTCAAAACCTTTGAGAGCATCGTCGGGGTTGACCAAGAAATCGGCAGCACGGCTGCTGGTAAGAATACGATCGTGTTCCAGGTGTTCCTTGACGGGAAAAAAGCCTATGACAGTGGATTAATGAGAGCCGCTACACCAGCCAAAGAAGTAAGATTAGACGTTAGTAGTGTCAAGGAATTAAAGCTTGTTGTCTTAGATAACGGTGACGGTAACGAGGAGGACCATGGTGACTGGGCGGACGCCAAGTTGATCAAAGAAGATGAACCAGAGCCAGAACCGGATTCTCATCTTACAGGCCCTGATGAAGTTATAGCTGGTAAGACCTTTGACTTGGTCTACAGCCTCGGCAGTACACCAAAGGAAGCATACGCCCAGGATTTGACTTTCACGTATGATCCAGCTCAGCTCGAGTATATATCTGCCGAAAAAGCGGATGAGAATACGATGATCGTCAATGAATTAAAAACTTCGGGTCAAGTTCGCATCATTCTTGCGAATCCAAAGGGTAGCGAAGCTAAGGGAGACACGTTAAAACTTCGATTTAGTGCGAATGCAGCAGAGAAAGAAGGATCTGCGACGATCAGTCTTGCTAAATTGCAGATTGCCAATGGTCTCGGCGAAGAGAAAGAGCTGCCTGGCGGTTCACATCTAGTAGTGATCAAGAAAGGTTCAACCGTTAATAAAGAAGCTCTTATTAGCCTTATTACCAATGCGCAAAATAAACTAGATGCGGCAGAAGAAGGTACCGAGGAAGGGCAGTATCCAGTTGGATCTAAGGAAGTGCTTCAAGATGCGATTCGTAAAGCTCAAGGCGTAGCTGATGATACCCGCGCTGAACAATCCGAAGTAGATCAGTCGATCCTTGACCTGACTACTGCACTGAGCACATTCTTGGAATCCGTTATTAAACCTTCTGGAGAGATCGGTGATCTTAACGGAGATGGTAAATTCTCGATCGGTGACTTGTCCATTGCTGCAGCTGCCTATGGAAAAACATCAGCTGATTCTGACTGGAGCGAGTTCAAGAAATCCGATGTGAACAAGGACGGTAAGGTAGACATTAGTGATCTAGCATTTATCGCCCAGAAAATACTGCAGTAA